The following coding sequences lie in one Bordetella genomosp. 9 genomic window:
- a CDS encoding oxidoreductase, whose amino-acid sequence MSSTKTLFITGVSSGFGRALAQEALAAGHRVVGTVRNAQARQSFDALSPAHAFSRILDVTDFAAIEGVIADVETHIGPIDVLVNNAGYGHEGVMEESPLEEMRRQFDVNVFGAVAMMKAVLPYMRERRRGHILNITSMGGFITMPGIAYYCGSKFALEGISEALGKEVRHLGIAVTAVAPGSFRTDWAGRSMVRTPRSISDYDGLFDPIRQARAEKSGKQLGDPIKAARAMLAVIDSDAPPAHLVLGSDALGLIREKLASYAAEIDTWEALSRSTDG is encoded by the coding sequence ATGTCATCGACGAAAACACTGTTCATCACTGGCGTCAGCAGCGGCTTCGGCCGCGCGCTTGCCCAGGAGGCGCTGGCCGCCGGCCATCGGGTGGTCGGGACCGTGCGCAACGCGCAAGCGCGGCAATCCTTCGATGCGCTCAGCCCTGCGCATGCGTTTTCGCGCATCCTCGATGTGACGGATTTTGCCGCCATCGAAGGCGTGATCGCCGACGTCGAGACGCACATCGGCCCGATCGACGTCCTGGTCAACAACGCGGGGTACGGGCATGAGGGCGTGATGGAAGAGTCGCCGCTGGAGGAAATGCGTCGCCAGTTCGACGTCAATGTCTTCGGCGCGGTGGCGATGATGAAGGCCGTGCTGCCCTACATGCGCGAACGCCGCCGCGGCCACATCCTGAACATCACGTCGATGGGCGGATTCATCACCATGCCGGGCATTGCCTACTATTGCGGCAGCAAGTTCGCGCTGGAAGGAATCTCCGAAGCGCTGGGCAAGGAGGTCAGGCACCTGGGTATCGCGGTCACGGCGGTTGCGCCGGGCTCCTTCCGCACCGACTGGGCTGGCCGCTCCATGGTTCGCACCCCGCGTTCCATCTCTGACTACGACGGCCTGTTCGATCCGATCCGCCAGGCGCGTGCGGAGAAAAGCGGAAAGCAACTGGGCGATCCCATCAAGGCCGCCCGCGCCATGCTGGCGGTCATCGACAGCGACGCGCCGCCGGCGCATCTCGTTCTGGGCAGCGATGCGCTGGGTCTGATCCGGGAAAAGCTGGCTTCCTACGCGGCGGAAATCGACACCTGGGAAGCCCTGAGCCGCTCGACGGACGGCTGA
- a CDS encoding DUF2127 domain-containing protein → MFATDPTARPVSPREASARQRAQRVIALFEALKGLGALAASIGLLSLLHHDLRHIVFVIIGHFGLDPGGHYPEELLRLAALLQDTSVRTLVALAAAYVTLRLAEAYGLWRDRAWGEWLGALSGAIYVPFELRHLLHAPSALSAAVVLANVLIVAFLAWQLVRRRAPRAAA, encoded by the coding sequence ATGTTCGCCACCGATCCCACCGCACGACCGGTATCGCCGCGCGAAGCCTCGGCGCGGCAGCGCGCCCAGCGTGTCATCGCGCTGTTCGAGGCCCTGAAGGGGCTCGGCGCGCTGGCCGCCAGCATCGGCCTGCTGAGCCTGCTGCATCACGATCTGCGCCACATCGTTTTCGTCATCATCGGCCATTTCGGCCTGGACCCCGGCGGCCACTATCCCGAGGAATTGCTGCGCCTGGCCGCCCTGCTCCAGGACACGAGCGTCCGCACGCTGGTGGCCTTGGCGGCGGCCTACGTGACGCTGCGGCTGGCCGAGGCCTATGGGCTGTGGCGGGATCGCGCCTGGGGCGAATGGCTGGGCGCGTTGTCGGGCGCGATCTACGTTCCCTTCGAACTGCGTCACCTGCTGCACGCGCCCAGCGCCCTGAGCGCGGCCGTGGTGCTCGCCAACGTGCTGATCGTCGCGTTTCTGGCGTGGCAGCTGGTGCGGCGGCGCGCCCCGCGCGCAGCGGCGTAG
- a CDS encoding YajQ family cyclic di-GMP-binding protein: MPSFDVVSEVDKHELSNAVDQANRELATRFDFKGTDARFELEDYVVTQTAPSAFQLKQMLDILRGRLTARGIDPRSMDPAEPVVNLGGARQKITLKQGIEQPVAKKLIAAIKDAKLKVETQINGNKLRVTGKKRDDLQTVIALLRKTDVDLPLQFENFRD; encoded by the coding sequence ATGCCTTCTTTCGACGTCGTCTCCGAAGTGGACAAGCATGAACTGAGCAACGCGGTGGACCAGGCCAACCGGGAGCTGGCGACGCGCTTCGACTTCAAGGGCACGGATGCCAGGTTCGAGCTGGAGGATTATGTGGTCACGCAGACCGCGCCGTCCGCCTTCCAGCTCAAGCAGATGCTGGACATCCTGCGCGGCCGTCTTACCGCCAGAGGCATCGACCCGCGCAGCATGGACCCGGCAGAGCCTGTCGTGAACCTGGGCGGCGCGCGGCAGAAGATCACGCTCAAGCAAGGGATCGAGCAGCCTGTCGCCAAGAAACTGATTGCGGCGATCAAGGATGCCAAGCTCAAGGTCGAGACACAGATCAATGGCAACAAGCTGCGCGTTACGGGCAAGAAGCGCGACGACTTGCAAACCGTGATCGCGCTGCTGCGCAAGACCGACGTGGACCTGCCGCTGCAGTTCGAGAATTTCCGCGATTGA